From the genome of Daphnia pulicaria isolate SC F1-1A chromosome 5, SC_F0-13Bv2, whole genome shotgun sequence:
CGAGATGCGGGTGGGCCGAGATCTGACTGGGCCGAGATTCAGTAAGATGGGCCGAGATCTGACTGGGCCGAGATTCAGTcaggtgggccgagatccgggtgggccgagattcagtcaggtgggccgagatccGGGTGGGCCGAGATCCGGGTGGGCCGAGATTCAGTAAGGTGGGCCGAGATCTTACTGGGCCGAGATTCAGTcaggtgggccgagatccGGGTGGGCCCACAGACACAAcaacattgaatttttgaattctagGGATATTGTAGATCGTAAAAAACATTATTGCTTTGCATGAAAACTATTACATAATATATAGGGCAACGAAAATGTTTGCAACGCACTGGTTTATATTGGGCTGCAGTGCAGCTCTGTATCTGCCATGTAACTTAAAGATAAATTCAGTTCTTTAGCTACTTCTATCACTTGAACGGTGCacttttatttgctttaaCCTAGCTTGAAATCTTGAGATTACGACAGAGGATTAGGATAGGGTCTCTATCCAATCGTGAAGGGCCAAGGGTACAGATCCGGCTTAGAACCGCATCCACCGATCCGCGTTCAAGTTCAACAGTCAACACTGATGAGACTGATTGTTGAAGTGCTCAAGTAGGGATGTACAGAAACATTTTATATTATTCTATCTCTGGCTCAAGAAAGATTCAGCTAAAGGGTCCGGCTTAAACCTAGGCCACTTATTTATTACCGGTTTAGGAAGGGCTGCGGCTGCCATAAAATTAgtgataaaaaaaaccaagaaacAACCGACGCATATCACAGCAACAGTGCAAGGTATATTTATCATTTCATTTAAGCTAGATGGATAATCATCTAATGGGATCAATCATTTACGGCGAAACCTAGTCTATGGCCCTATGTAATAATGTGCGGTCAATTAAAaacacataaaataaaatcaatcactaaacgaaaaaagggaaaacctaTTTAACCAACGAGCAAAACATGTGTATTAAATTTCATGAGCTTTAATAACAATGTAGGGAAAAGTATTAAGACTTTTATAGGATGTTTTaagaatttcttttccaagaATTCGTGAGCTTACACTTATTATTCGGATCCCATTCTGATACTAACTCAGGGTAGAATTTCTTTACTCCTTGATCTTGATGAAGTTTCTTGCACAAGTCGCAGAAACCGTGGCTGGCCATTTGATCCACTCCAGCCTCTACCTCATAGTGATCCTTCCACCAGAAATACTCATTGTAGAGTGTGTCGTTGGAATCAACAAGTTTCAGGTACTCGGCCAGTTTCTCCGGAGTAAAGTCCAGTGCGTCAATGTAGGAATGGTGTGGCGCGATCTGGCTATAGTTGGCCCCTCCGTAGACGACCGGCACGATCTTGTGCTTCAAtatttcaaagaatttttcCGTGGCGTAATCGGTGCAGATTGAATTTTCGAATGACAAATAGAATTTGTATTTCTCCTCCAGCATGGTGTAACATTCCGGATAAGACAACCAATGGTCATTATTCCTGGGACAACTCAAATTACCGCATTCGCCATAAACATCGACAGGGATGAATTTACTAAGCTGACGAACGTAAGTCTCTCGCAAACTGTTAGTATCGCAATGAGACACCATCCAACCGACTGGCTGGGTTTTGTTGGCAGCGTAGTTTTTGGTTGATGAAAGATGCGTTTCCTCAATCATTTTTCGTGTTTCGTCTGCAGTTGTGGGTGCTGTTGGACGCGGTGAAACTCTACCGTAGAGTAATTGAACATCCGAATTAAGTCTGTAACTCATTGTCCAGTTGAAGTAATTACCAAACTCAGTTATGTCGATTGGCATGGTGGTAGGCGATTcctgtgtaaaaaaaattaagcgcTGATGCGCTTGTCTCTTAAATTCTGGTAGTTGTGTTAACCAGAGCTCATGCATGTGAATAATGATTGCATCGTAATCTTCAAGAGGCAATAATTCTGGTGTTGTTGCATAGTCGAAAACGACGCAGTCAGAAACTTCGCATCCATGTTGAATAAAGGGCTGGTAACCAAATCCAAATGCGGCCGTTTCGATCCGATGTGCACTGTTCCATATCAAAATAGTTTTGTTTCCACGATTTTTTACTCTCGAAAACTTATCGAAAATTGGTTTGTCAGACGACAAGTTAATCTGTTGTAGATTTGAACCTGTGACGTATTTTTCAAATGGGACCATCGTAAGAACTACCTCGAGAACTACGATAGCGATTATAAATGTTAGCAACATCTTCATAAAGTACAAGTTCAAAAGTCGATGACCAACTTGAATAACTTCAATTAAGgcttcgtttttctttgaactttgatcgtTATCCTTAAATAACATTTGTAAATATAATCCTAAagaacaactttttcttttatcttgcCTGACTAAACTGTCGATCGGAAAAGCAGAAGTAAATTTTCACTGTTGATGAACATGCATCGTCGGATTGACGTCCGTGTTCCTTCAACGTTAAGGAtgactgagaaaaaaaatttataaaaatgttattcGATTCAGACATCAAATGAAAGCGAAACATGAAACTAATATACAAAAGCACAGCTGTTTCAGGTTCTTTTATTTCGTTGCAGAAAACGTGACTTTTAACGGATTTCTTATTAATGGTTCATTATTCCATATCATGTTCCAAATGTAACAATTTAGTTGATTTTTAGCTATTCGATTAACATACATTTAATCAGTTCCCTAGCAGATATTATAGACATAGAACTCAcagataaataaatgaaaccaAATCAAACGCGGAATGGGATCAGAGGTTAAGAAAGTTTGCCATGGTAAGTATGAAAATGATGGTTATAATTTGTTGCTAACTTTGAGTTTCCCAAGAAGTAAACTGATGACATTGCGTATTGTAATGCCACTCCGAAACTAACTCGGAATAGTACTTGATTACACCTTGATCTTGGTGAAGTTTCTTGCACAAGTCGCAGAAACCGTGGCTGGCCATTTGTTCCACTCCAGCTTCTACCTCATAGTGATCCTTCCACCAGAAATACTCATTGTAGAGCGTGTCGTTGGAATCAACAAGTTTCAGGTACACGGCCAATTTCTCCGGAGTAAAATCCAGTGCATTAATGTAAGAATGGGGTGGTGCGATCTGGCTATAGTTGGCTCCTCCGTAGACG
Proteins encoded in this window:
- the LOC124340725 gene encoding uncharacterized protein LOC124340725, producing MTYKLNSDVQLLYGRVSPLPTAPKTSEETLKMIEETHLSSTKNYAANKTSPVVWMASHCGTHSLRETYVRQLGKFIPVDVYGGCGNLSCSRNHSHWLSFPQCYNVLEEKYKFYLSFENSICTDYATEKFFEILKHNMIPVVYGGANYSQIAPPHSYINALDFTPEKLAVYLKLVDSNDTLYNEYFWWKDHYEVEAGVEQMASHGFCDLCKKLHQDQGSSLTLKEHGRQSDDACSSTVKIYFCFSDRQFSQDNDQSSKKNEALIEVIQVGHRLLNLYFMKMLLTFIIAIVVLEVVLTMVPFEKYVTGSNLQQINLSSDKPIFDKFSRVKNRGNKTILIWNSAHRIETAAFGFGYQPFIQHGCEVSDCVVFDYATTPELLPLEDYDAIIIHMHELWLTQLPEFKRQAHQRLIFFTQESPTTMPIDITEFGNYFNWTMSYRLNSDVQLLYGRVSPRPTAPTTADETRKMIEETHLSSTKNYAANKTQPVGWMVSHCDTNSLRETYVRQLSKFIPVDVYGECGNLSCPRNNDHWLSYPECYTMLEEKYKFYLSFENSICTDYATEKFFEILKHKIVPVVYGGANYSQIAPHHSYIDALDFTPEKLAEYLKLVDSNDTLYNEYFWWKDHYEVEAGVDQMASHGFCDLCKKLHQDQGVKKFYPELVSEWDPNNKSHEI